Part of the Acipenser ruthenus chromosome 37, fAciRut3.2 maternal haplotype, whole genome shotgun sequence genome is shown below.
TGCGCATTTGCAACAAAATAATTCCTAAAAACAAACGACGTCAGCAAaataatgttgatttttttttttttttaggcagtcCTACAATTGCATACTgttgtaaatatttgtttttaaaaaagagtgtattttttaatacaattaagagtttATTAACAGGTTACATACCCAAATGCAACAAAGGGCACGATAAAAGTTTGGAGAAGATGGAAAATCTCCAAGACAAACACGATCAgtgcatactgtttttttttttttttgttgttcttttcttAAACAAGGACCCTAAAAATGAACTGAGCTGCGGATTTTAACAGCAGGGGGGAAAGCACCCTGAAAAGCGTGGACTCTTATTCAAATTTTTTTACAGCTATATATTTATAGCTAAACACAGCGtcacccgtccccacgtgctgctactgtttaaataacgtacctgtcatttctcttttcattgttaacatcctgacaatttttaaacacacaaaagctAGATcccttatgtttgtttttttttaatcgctcttcctgcagtgatttagaggacagatctcaaaccccagtgtgcACTAGATtcgacattttgaaaagagctttgaaacagactttttaaagttctaaagtgtaaaaagttgtcaggatgttcacaatgaaaagaaaaacgacatgttatttaaacagttgtagcagcacgtgggggacgggtaacgctgtatttttcagaaccccgctacttaacCTTTAAAGAACCTTTTATAGCTACGGGGAGAGCTCTGAATTCAAAGTGTGGCGAAGACTCTAGTGTGACATCACAGCGAGTACAGAGTGTGATGCTTGTTACGCTGTCAAAGAAAGGATGTGGGCTTCCATAACAAACATTCTAGAAAGGTTTTGTAATCCGCAATGGGGGGAACAAGAGAAAGGAATTCAGTGTGGTTTTAGTTACAATGTGGCTGTGTGCTAGGGTcacacccccccacccacccccgtCCTGCTTGTATGTCAGATAAAAGTGCTGAAGAGAGATTTGATATTTAAACGATATTTAAGAAGCGTGGTGTGGCCTCGCTGGAAATTCCTAATCTTTACATGTGCTGTGCGTACTTCCCTGTTTCACTTCCTTATCAAAACAAGGAAAGTGACCTCAAGGATCCAGCTTTATGAAATGAACTCGACACATTCTTCACACTCATCTCCGCTCGATTTAATGCTGGAGTTTGCTGACCTGAGAGAGTCAGTTTCGCCTGCCCTCCCCTCCACCCACCCTCTAGCTGTGGCTCTGGGGCCCCCCCCCTCCTGTCCCGTCCACTGCGGCGGTCCGCAAGCCCCCCGGGGCGGAGTCCACGAACATGCGGGGGATTTCACTCCCGAAATAGATCTTGCTGTTGGCTGAGATGGCTTTGTACTTCATGAGCTGCAGATATGCAGGGGTCAGCTTCatctgcacagagagagagagagagagagagagagagagagagagagagagagagagagagagagagagagagagagagagagagagagagagagagagagagagagagagagagagagagagagagagagagagagagagaggtagggtgctttttattagtatttgttttgtaatggcTGGCAGTATACTTCTGCTGATGTTATGCCAATACAGCATCTCTGAactgaaaagagagagagagaaagagagagagaaatcctAATGTAAtactaacttgctgcatcctagttcatattgtattctttttttttttaaatttatttcttagcagacgcccttatccagggcgacttacaattgtgacaagatatcacattatacattatttcacattatacagatatcacattatttttttacatacaattacccatttatacagctgggtttttactgaagcaatctcggtaaagtaccttgctcaagggtacagcagcagtgtcccccacctgggattgaacccacgaccctccggtcaagagtccagagccctaaccactactccacgctgctgccccaagtagtattattattatttgcacttgctgtaaactacactgtgtttaaatatgaagcttgcattgtaacacctgtgagtcgtcttggataaaggcgtctgccacaTCAGTAATTCACAGTAACAATGGTTTGAATTTGGTTACCCGGTTGGCGTCGGCTGTCCTCAAAGCCGTGTAGAATTCAGCGTCAGCCCGAGCCTTCTCCTTCGCCAGGTAAGCAGAGTCTGTAATTCACTCTGAAAATCACTTTCCgtttcatctttttttatttatttatttttttaaactcgaAAAGCAACATTTGAACCTTGAACCTATACACCCTGAACCTCGGAACCCCTTTCCGAACGATTCTCAGCAGGTACAGAGAATTATTCCAGATCCTTGTCATTTTGAACACACTGTTCTATTTAGTTGTTAACTCAACAATTACAAATGAAATAGACACCTGAAAAGGCTTGCATAGTACCTCATATATTATACAATGCGCTACTGGAGAATataccagctaccggagaacctCAGGAccgctccgtctctcactgccttccgttCCGCCTCCTCTGAGACCCCCCCCGTTTActctgcgcttgtagatctcctgatccgcccctcctgctctgcactggactcgcctgacctcagcaccacgttactggatcctcagctgatgcgctatccttgcactattgcactgctaacatgtcactgtagatataactagctgtgatcctaactggctgcatcctagttcatattgtattctagtagtgttattattatttgcacttactgtaaactacactgtgtttaaatatgaagcttgcattgtaaccctctACTGTCCTGGAGcacctgtgagtcgccttggataaaggcgtctgacaaataaacaacaataataataataataataataataataataacccccccccccccccccatccttgcaacactctgccccctagtggatttAAGAAACACACCAGTGGGAAAGAGAGCAAACAGAGCAAATGTGTTCATAGTAAAACtttgcagtattttgtattttttttccaatcTGAAGGGTTTTAAATCGATACCCACCTTCGATCTCCGAGATCTTTCTCTCCGTCTGCTTTTCCATCACCTGCTGCGCAAACTTGATTTCTGCCACCTGAGCCAATTTCTCGGCCTCTGCGCacagggggggggaggggaggagggaggagatagggagggggggggggaggagggaggagatagggagggggaaggagggggaggagggggaagggaggaggaagggggaagggaggagggaggggaggaggaagggggaagggaggggaggaggaagagaggaggggaggggggaggaagggaggagggggatggaggggaggggagggaggagagggggagtgagagggtgatgggggagagagtggggttagggagagagagggagagagattagCATTATAAATGATGAAAGAGAAATCAAGTGAACCTGGGCTGGGCTGTGTTGTATTTACCGATCACAGCTCTCTTCCTCTCTGTCTCCGCCTCTTTCTCCACCACTTTCTGTGTCTGCGCCGCGATCAGAAGCTTCGTCTTCTCACTCTCCCTGTGCGATGCAAGCAGAGGACAGGATCATAAACTGGACCAGCTCAGAGGACAGGCTGATAAACTGAACCAGCTCAGAGGACAGGCTGATAAACTGAACCAGCTCAGAGGACAGGCTGATAAACTGAACCAGCTCAGAGGACAGGCTGATAAACTGAACCAGCTCAGAGGACAGGCTGATAAACTGAACCAGCTCAGAGGACAGGCTGATAAACTGAACCAGCTCAGAGGACAGGCTGATAAACTGAACCAGCTCAGAGGACAGGCTGATAAACTGAACCAGCTCAGAGGACAGGCTGATAAACTGAACCAGCTCAGAGGACAGGCTGATAAACTGAACCAGCTCAGAGGACAGGCTGATAAACTGGACCAGCTCAGAGGACAGGCTGATAAACTGAACCAGCTCAGAGGACAGGCTGATAAACTGGACCAGCTCAGAGGACAGGCTGATAAACTGGACCAGCTCAGAGAACAGGCTGATAAACTGGACCAGCTCAGAGGACAGGCTGATAAACTGAACCAGCTCAGAGGACAGGCTGATAAGCAGCGCGTCTCTACCAGCGCTGGGATCAAAACACGGCTTGGACTGTATTCAGtggcaaacaataaataaatggcCATGCCCATATTCATTCATCTGGCAGGGTTTATAAATGACTGGATCACAAAGACATGCAAAATAAACTGAGTTAGCATGTTCATGTGTGTTTAGTGCAATTAAAACTGGAATTGCTGCAGCATAACTGTCACAGCAACTGTAATTGAACAAGATAGCGTTGCAATTGcaattgtaatttcagcaaacaatccTGCTGTCCTTGCAATCAGAATTATTATTGATCCCAGGCCACACTGTGCACaggtaacaagcccaggtgtgtcGTATTACACTCAcactaaaaccaggaatggatcagactcctatgcaatgggagtcttatttccatccctgcttttaGATCCAGGGTGGAACGATAAGAAAATTCAGTGAAGGAGACGCTCTCTTCGGCTGGGCGTTCCCCAGCGTGTTTAGACTCGCGGCCTCTCTGTGAAACTCACATTAGCTCGTAGTTTCTGCGGATGCTTTCTGGTATGTTGGGCTTCGTAACGCGAAcagcctgcaaaaaaaaacaaaaaaacacttcatcAACACTTTGCTAGTCGTTTGGTACTGCACCCAGCTCTGGGttcccccttataaaagtttcccacagtaaaagcgtagcaaagtgtaataaagcacagggaaagcatggcaaaatataggcaagcattgtagtGACCAACTCtcctgatccgcccctcctgctctgcactggactctcctgacctcagcaccacgttactggatcctcagctgatgcgctatccttgcactattgcactgctaacatgtcactgtagatataacttgctgtgatcctaactggctgcatcctagttcatactgtattctagtagtagtattattatttgcactgacagtaaactacactgtgtttaaatatgaagcttgcactgtaaccctgtactgccctggaacacctgtgagtcgccttggataaagacgtctgacaaatcaataaataataataataataataataataataataataataataataataataataataataattgcaaagtataatgggaaaagcatggggctGCAAAAATGCAGTGGTGAAAACACAGTGGTTAAAATGCAGTGGTGAAAATGTCCCTCCTGCCCTACCTGTATAATGAGTCCCGGAGCCATGATGGTGAGATCCTGCTGCAGAGCGAGCTTGAGATCCTCATCAATCCGAtctggagagagaaagagagaaagagatagatagagagagagagaggagtcagAGAACATGAGAGGGGGGATAGGAACCAGACTCCCAGTGCAGAGCAGTGTGAGTCAGTCCAGGGTTTACATGCATTCTgtgagcttaataataataataataataataataataataataataataataataataatagagactcATTGCAGAGCAGTTATAGGCATTCCTGGGCTCTACTGTCATTTCCACAGTAATTTCTTAGGACAGAGAGCCCCCTGGTGGTGTTTCAGTGCAACTTCCCTTCCTTGCACAGGGGTTAACGAGAGGGTTAAACGTCTCTGACAGTTTCACTGCAACACCAGATAAAATGACAGATAGTGACTGCACTGGGATAGCTGACTGAAAACCTTCAGTGTCCTGtactgaattatatatatatatatatatatatatatatatacacatggcATGCTAGAAATACAGTGGTAGTCTTATTTACTAATCTTCCTTTTAACTTTCTGTCTAAATCGTTAAGCTCTTTCAACACTGGTTATGCCAGGGGAACAGAAAAGTGCAttttatgtatgcatgtgtgtgcgtatgtgtgtgtgtgtgcacgtgtgtatttgtgtatgtatgtatgtacgtgtgtatgcatgcatgtatgtgtgtacgtgtgtacgcatgcatgtatgtgtatgtatgtatgcacgtatgtatgtgtgtacgtgtgtatgcatgcatgcatgctgtTTGTCTGGGATGGCACTGCACTGGTGGATTCCCGGCGGTTCTCACCGAACAGCTGGATGTAGACCTCCTGCAGGGTGTGCACGCTGCAGAACTGATTGAGCTCGTGGTGAACCTTGTTGAAGATCAGCAATTTGTCGTAATCCGCCGTGAAATTCCTCACGATGTCATACACtgcggagagagagggagacagagagggagagagagggagggagagatagacagggagaggcagaggTAGAGGCAgagaatttgaaatgtccaattgtatttttaggctcagctcaccacaaccacccctgcgctgactcgggagcggcgaagacgaacacagctgtcctctgaagcgtgtgccgtcagccgactgctttttttcacactgcggactcaccatgcagccacccaagagctacagtgtctgaggacaacgcagctctcgggcagcttacaggcaagcccgcaggcgcccggccagactacaggggtcgctggtgcgcggtgagccgaggacaccctggccgacctaaccctccctccccccgggcgacgctctgccaattgtgagccgccccgtgggagctcccgtccacggtcggctgtggaatagcctggactcgaaccagcgaccccccccccccacacccacccCCCCTCGGTCGGTACGGATTCCTTCTCTGGTTTTAGCGCTCCGAGTCTCACCTGCAGAAGGGATGAGAAAATTCACCACCTCAATCCTGTCGAAGTAGATCATCACCCCTCCACTGCAAGACagatcaaatcaaataaacaaacgaataaacaaacacaggaatAAATAACTACCTGTTTACTCTGCGCATGTAGATCTCCtgctccgcccctcctgctctgcactggactcgcctgacctcagcaccacgttactggatcctcagctgatgcactatccttgcactattgcactgctaacatgtcactgtagatatgacttgctgtgatcctaactggctgcatcctagttcatattgtattctagtagtattattattatttgcactgactgtaaactacactgtgtttaaatatgaagcttgcattgtaaccctgtgctgccctggaacacctgtgagtcaccttggataaaggcatctgacaaataaatacataataataataataataataataataataataataataataataataataataataataataataataaatacaaattagaaaTTCCGTGAGCAGTCAGctgaataataatactgtgcaGAGATTCTTACCCTGTTCCACACGGGACGTTTTTAACCTCGTCCGTCTGCAACGTTGTCTGCAAAACAAAGGAACACGAAAACCTGCGTGAAGACTGCGGCTCGAGCGAACGACCCTGCAGCCTTGAATCCAGGGGCGTCAAAACCCCAGCCCTGGAGGAACGCGGGCGCTTCTGCTTTTCAGTACGAAACGCACAGCACTGGATAAATGAATTCCAGAGTCCGGCTCCAGAGATTTATTTTCATGAAGTCGGTTCCAAGAGGGATTGCAGTGTCAATGTTTCTGATCTGTAATTGAATGTTCGACGCTGTTGTCTTTTtgagggggcagcagtgtggagtagtggttagggctctggactcttgactggagggtcgtgggttcaatcccaggtgggggacgctgctgctgtacccttgagcaaggtactttccctagattgctccagtaaaaacccatctgtataaatggggaattgtatgtaaagataatgtgtaaaaaataatgtaattgtatgtaaaaggaAGGAAGCAGGAAGAGACCCCgagggccctatgaaatctgttttattattttgaattttcagatttttcagttttaaaaaatctgtaatttgtttgttagttttttttttttataaatcacaaGTGTTTGATATCTTGACGGCAACGATGAAGCTAGAAATGCGTGaaaaaatatgataaaaaaaaatcccttgattCCTTCCGTCTTCTCATTTCATAGGGCCCTAGACCCCCAACAAATGACGTATCAACTCATAATACAGCACCTCTGCCCAAGGCTTGTGATCCCATTTAAGACATACAGAGACACcatggatggaaataaaactcctactgcacagcagtgtcacccattcctggttttactaccagcttgattaaccacagtttgtctaggtaacaagctcaggtgtgtctgattattaaactcctagtgaaaccaggaatggttaaagaaaagggcttgataccaggaggttcaaatcccagctcagccactgactccctgtgtgtgaccctgagcaagtcactgaacctccttgtgctccgtccttcggatgagacgtcaaacaaacaagctcctattggaagtgactctgcagcagcagcagcagcagttgttgatgaagcatagctcactcccctagtctctgtaagttgttttggataaaagcgtctgctaaatgactaattcataatactaataatcccagacagacagacacacacacacagacagacagacaggcacactgacacacagacacagacagacaggcaggcagacacagacagacagacacacaggcagacagacacatacacacacaggcagacagacacacacacacgcagacagacacacacagacacacacacacacagacagaaacacacagacagacacacacacacacacacacacacacacacacacacagacacactcttaCCTGCACAGATTTAAAGGAGGTGATGAAAGGCAGCATGAGGTGAAAGCCGGGGCCGCTGGTGGAGGTGAGGAGAGCGCCACCTCTGGGAGACACAGAGAACAGTTACGGGATGCACGGCAACAACAGCTCTGCTATTATCAGTAAGAGCAGTGGCAGCAGAATacaggactcccattgcatagcggagCGAGCCAGTCCAGGCTTTACATCGTTCTGTGAgcttaatactaataataataataataataatgacacccATTTTAGAACGGTTTGAGTCAGTCCTGGCAAGTTTAAAAAgtaattgtagatataacttgctgtgatcctaactggctgcatcctagtttatactgtattctagtagtattattattatttgcactgactgtaaactacactgtgtttcaatatgaagcttgcattgtaaccctgtgctgccctggaacacctgtgagtcaccttggataaagacatctgacaaataaatacataatactaataatgatcCAGTCCAGATTAATGATGAGCTTGAACACATTCCAGCAGTCAGTGAACCACGTGATACGCAGACCTACCTGCGGTATGAACCACGTGACACGCAGACCTACCTGCGGTAAGAAACACGTGACACGCAGACCTACCTGCGGTATGAACCACGTGACACGCAGACCTACCTGCGGTATGAACCACGTGACACGCAGACCTACCTGCGGTATGAACCACGTGACACGCAGACCTACCTGCGGTATGAACCACGTGACACGCAGACCTACCTGCGGTATGAACCACGTGACACGCAGACCTACCTGCGGTATGAACCACGTGACACGCAGACCTACCTGCGGTATGAACCACGTGACACGCAGACCTACCTGCGGTATGAACCACGTGACACGCAGACCTACCTGCGGTATGAACCACGTGACACGCAGACCTACCTGCGGTATGAACCACGTGACACGCAGAGCAGCCCTACCTGTAGTAAACGCCGGTGTGTCCTTCCTCGATCTTGTGCACGGCAGAGAACAGCGCCGCAGCGACGAGAGCCACCGCCAGGGACGCTATAGCGCCTACCTGAGCCATCGCAGCCGTGATAATAACACGCACCTGCGGGAGGGGAGGGGTAGAGATACACAACTGGGGTAATGCTTGAAGacagcattttaaatatatacactgaaacacaaagcAACGTATTAAATCATATATTAACGGTGCATTGTTTTGAAATGCGatgtctgagtctctctctctctcacacacgcacggGTATGAGTTTGAAATGGTAACTACAGACAGTTGAAGTTTATAATCGGGTTATAAAGCAGACGTGCTCACACTTTGCTAGTCCTGGTTTCACACAGAAAGATGAGCTTTGCCCGGCTCTACATATTACTGTATTGCAATGAATTAATCTACAGACAGTACTGGAAACTCCAGTCAGCGGCAATTGAATTGCATCCAACATAGATCTGTTTCAATACAATACTACACAGACGTTgatagatactttttttttttcgtaagtCGAGGTTATATTACAGATACGGCAGAGACCATTATATAAATACAGATACATTGTTTTACGTCACGCATGTAATTTAAATGCATCGCCGCTTGCAGTGCTGCTGGCGGCACGCGGTTTTAATGCAATGCTTTTGTTTCTGTCTCTGTATTTACCTTGTTTGCTTGCTTT
Proteins encoded:
- the LOC117397903 gene encoding erlin-2-like, with amino-acid sequence MAQVGAIASLAVALVAAALFSAVHKIEEGHTGVYYRGGALLTSTSGPGFHLMLPFITSFKSVQTTLQTDEVKNVPCGTGGGVMIYFDRIEVVNFLIPSAVYDIVRNFTADYDKLLIFNKVHHELNQFCSVHTLQEVYIQLFDRIDEDLKLALQQDLTIMAPGLIIQAVRVTKPNIPESIRRNYELMESEKTKLLIAAQTQKVVEKEAETERKRAVIEAEKLAQVAEIKFAQQVMEKQTERKISEIEDSAYLAKEKARADAEFYTALRTADANRMKLTPAYLQLMKYKAISANSKIYFGSEIPRMFVDSAPGGLRTAAVDGTGGGGPQSHS